In one Paracoccus everestensis genomic region, the following are encoded:
- a CDS encoding aldehyde dehydrogenase family protein produces MTSVSELMETMEYGPSVEDSSAVRDWLARRGAFGHFIGGSFTEPGQLFNSRDPATVEVLAQATQGTADDVAAAVAAARQAQPGWAALTGTQRARYLYALARHVQKRERFLSVLETLDNGKPIRESRDIDVPLVARHFYHHVGWAELRDSAFPGHRPIGVCGQIIPWNFPLLMLAWKIAPALAAGNTVVLKPAEYTPLTALAFAEICQEIGLPAGVVNIVTGDGDTGAALVAADVDKIAFTGSTDVGRAIAGQLAGTGKRLTLELGGKSPFVVMPDADLDAAVEGVVDSIWFNGGQVCCAGSRILVAEGVADRFESLLSARMARLRVGSPLDKSTDVGAIVDPIQKDRILSICRAATDAGAELVGGAAQDGCFIAPGYLRNISPANPGFEQEIFGPIATLSTFRTADEAVELANNTRYGLAASIWSESAAVATDIAAKVKAGVVWINCANLFDAAAPFGGYRESGFGREGGRVGMGDYLTEPPVDMADEPAPAVPVAATSGMGHASGLDRTAKLYIGGAQKRPDGGASYAVPGGLAPLGSRKDIRNAVEAAAKGGKWAAMGGHARAQVLYYIAENLSARADEFAARTSRSEVEAAIDRAFHYAAWADKFDGATVQAKPGHLLNIVNEPFGVMGIACPNSQPLAAFMSLVMPAIAMGNRVIALAAPDDPLAVTDLYQVFDTSDLPGGVVNIVTGPRDDLAKVLAAHDEVAAMWMVGGDLAAVERAAGGNLKPVWAPAHRDWTGPQVQGEVFLRHATQTKTIWLPYGALPEGTGSAAY; encoded by the coding sequence ATGACCAGCGTGAGCGAATTGATGGAAACGATGGAATACGGCCCCTCGGTCGAGGACAGCAGCGCCGTGCGCGACTGGCTGGCGCGGCGCGGCGCATTCGGCCATTTCATCGGTGGCAGCTTCACCGAACCGGGCCAGTTGTTCAACAGCCGCGATCCGGCGACGGTCGAGGTTCTGGCACAGGCGACGCAGGGCACGGCGGATGACGTGGCGGCGGCGGTTGCGGCGGCGCGGCAGGCACAGCCCGGCTGGGCGGCGCTGACCGGGACGCAGCGGGCGCGCTATCTTTACGCCCTTGCCCGCCATGTGCAGAAACGCGAACGCTTCCTGTCGGTGCTGGAGACGCTGGATAACGGCAAGCCGATCCGGGAATCGCGCGACATCGACGTGCCGCTGGTCGCGCGGCACTTTTACCACCACGTGGGTTGGGCGGAACTGCGCGACAGCGCCTTTCCGGGGCATCGGCCAATCGGCGTCTGCGGGCAGATCATCCCCTGGAACTTTCCGCTGCTGATGCTGGCCTGGAAGATCGCCCCAGCCCTTGCGGCGGGCAATACGGTGGTGCTGAAGCCTGCCGAATACACGCCCCTGACCGCGCTTGCCTTTGCCGAGATCTGCCAGGAAATCGGCCTGCCCGCCGGCGTCGTCAACATCGTCACCGGCGACGGCGACACCGGCGCGGCCCTTGTCGCGGCGGATGTGGACAAGATCGCCTTCACCGGCTCGACCGATGTGGGGCGCGCCATTGCGGGCCAGCTTGCCGGGACGGGAAAGCGGCTGACGCTGGAGTTGGGCGGCAAGTCGCCCTTCGTGGTCATGCCCGACGCCGACCTGGATGCGGCGGTGGAAGGCGTGGTAGATTCGATCTGGTTCAACGGCGGCCAAGTCTGCTGCGCGGGATCGCGGATCCTTGTGGCCGAGGGGGTGGCAGATCGGTTCGAGTCCCTGCTGTCGGCCCGCATGGCGCGGCTGCGGGTCGGATCGCCCCTGGACAAGTCCACCGACGTGGGCGCCATCGTGGATCCCATTCAGAAAGACCGCATCCTGTCGATCTGCCGCGCGGCAACTGACGCGGGTGCCGAACTGGTCGGCGGCGCGGCGCAGGACGGCTGCTTCATCGCGCCGGGCTATCTGCGCAACATCAGCCCTGCCAATCCGGGCTTCGAGCAGGAGATCTTTGGCCCTATCGCCACGCTGTCCACCTTCCGCACGGCGGATGAGGCGGTCGAACTGGCCAACAACACGCGCTATGGCCTCGCCGCCTCGATCTGGTCGGAAAGCGCCGCAGTGGCGACGGATATCGCGGCCAAGGTGAAGGCGGGCGTGGTCTGGATCAACTGCGCCAACCTGTTCGACGCCGCCGCCCCCTTTGGCGGCTATCGCGAAAGCGGCTTTGGCCGCGAGGGTGGGCGCGTGGGGATGGGGGACTACCTGACCGAGCCGCCGGTCGATATGGCGGACGAACCGGCCCCCGCAGTCCCGGTCGCCGCGACCTCTGGGATGGGCCATGCCTCAGGTCTGGACCGCACGGCCAAGCTGTATATAGGCGGCGCGCAAAAGCGGCCCGACGGCGGCGCAAGCTATGCCGTGCCGGGCGGCCTTGCGCCCCTGGGCAGCCGCAAGGACATCCGCAACGCGGTCGAGGCCGCCGCCAAGGGGGGCAAATGGGCGGCCATGGGCGGCCATGCCCGCGCGCAGGTGCTGTATTACATCGCCGAGAACCTGTCTGCCCGCGCCGATGAATTCGCCGCCCGCACCAGCCGGTCCGAGGTCGAAGCCGCCATCGACCGCGCCTTCCACTATGCCGCCTGGGCCGACAAGTTCGACGGTGCGACTGTGCAGGCCAAGCCCGGCCACCTGCTGAACATCGTCAACGAACCCTTCGGCGTGATGGGCATTGCCTGCCCCAACAGTCAGCCCTTGGCGGCGTTCATGTCGCTGGTCATGCCCGCCATCGCGATGGGCAACCGCGTCATCGCCCTTGCCGCGCCCGACGATCCGCTAGCGGTGACGGATCTGTATCAAGTCTTCGACACCTCGGATCTGCCGGGGGGCGTGGTCAACATCGTCACCGGTCCACGCGACGATCTGGCCAAGGTTCTGGCCGCGCATGACGAGGTGGCGGCGATGTGGATGGTCGGCGGCGATCTGGCGGCGGTGGAACGGGCAGCAGGCGGCAACCTCAAGCCCGTCTGGGCGCCCGCGCATCGGGACTGGACCGGCCCGCAGGTGCAGGGAGAGGTCTTCCTGCGCCACGCCACACAGACCAAGACGATCTGGCTGCCCTATGGCGCGCTGCCCGAAGGCACCGGGTCTGCAGCCTATTAG
- the deoC gene encoding deoxyribose-phosphate aldolase codes for MTRNPGTALRTDGFADIRINTPAVERRAASLPARRSLKKDHQAAWLLNAVRCIDLTTLAGDDTPDRVARLCAKARQPIAPDLLDAMGVTGLTTGAVCVYPTMVAPAKRALGNSHIPVASVATGFPAGLMPLNLRLAEILYAVEHGADEIDIVITRAHVLRGEWPALYDELRAMREACGDAKMKAILATGDLKSLENVARASHVAMQAGADWIKTSTGKEGVNATLPVSLVMCRAIRDYRDQTGHVVGFKPAGGLRTAKDALNWQVLMAEELGRDWLRPDLFRIGASSLLGDIERQISYHVTGRYAAGYRQAIA; via the coding sequence ATGACCCGAAACCCCGGCACCGCCCTGCGCACCGACGGGTTTGCGGACATCCGCATCAATACCCCCGCCGTCGAACGCCGTGCGGCCAGCCTGCCCGCCCGGCGCAGCCTGAAGAAGGACCACCAGGCGGCATGGCTGCTGAACGCGGTGCGCTGCATCGACCTGACGACGCTAGCGGGCGACGACACGCCCGACCGGGTGGCGCGGCTTTGCGCCAAGGCGCGCCAGCCCATCGCACCCGACCTGCTTGATGCCATGGGCGTCACCGGCCTGACCACGGGCGCGGTCTGCGTCTATCCCACGATGGTGGCGCCTGCCAAGCGCGCGCTTGGCAATTCCCACATCCCGGTCGCCAGCGTCGCCACCGGCTTTCCTGCAGGGCTGATGCCCCTGAACCTGCGGCTGGCCGAGATCCTTTATGCGGTCGAGCATGGCGCGGACGAGATCGACATCGTCATCACCCGCGCCCATGTGCTGCGCGGCGAATGGCCGGCGCTTTACGACGAGCTTCGCGCCATGCGCGAGGCTTGCGGGGACGCGAAGATGAAGGCGATCTTGGCCACGGGCGACCTGAAATCGCTGGAGAATGTGGCGCGTGCCAGCCATGTCGCGATGCAGGCGGGGGCGGACTGGATCAAGACCTCGACCGGCAAGGAGGGGGTGAACGCCACCCTGCCCGTCAGCCTGGTGATGTGCCGCGCGATCCGCGACTATCGCGACCAGACCGGCCATGTCGTGGGCTTCAAGCCCGCAGGCGGGTTGCGCACCGCCAAGGATGCGCTGAACTGGCAGGTGCTGATGGCCGAGGAACTGGGCCGCGACTGGCTGCGCCCCGACCTGTTCCGCATCGGCGCCAGCAGCCTTCTGGGCGATATCGAGCGCCAGATCAGCTACCATGTGACGGGCCGCTATGCCGCCGGTTACCGCCAAGCGATTGCCTGA
- a CDS encoding DUF1523 family protein, translating to MHYLKVAMGVLLGVVVFLFLDYALPSKNTVRITNTYNRLTSVTASNAIFYASDNTGTVENAAGQRDVRFIETVRPNGKVFVYRNEDTGWIWPPYFKYDSANLQAEATNLQSGRDNPQWVSVTAYGWRMAFLSTYPNAVSIDTLAGPDERPRNWAASIVCVVLLMLLALLWRMWAQFQERGFGRRKKP from the coding sequence ATGCATTATCTCAAGGTCGCGATGGGCGTGCTGCTTGGCGTGGTGGTGTTCCTGTTCCTGGACTATGCGCTGCCGTCCAAGAACACGGTGCGCATCACCAACACCTATAACCGCCTGACCTCGGTCACGGCATCGAACGCGATCTTCTATGCCTCTGACAACACCGGCACGGTCGAAAACGCGGCGGGACAGCGCGACGTGCGCTTCATCGAAACGGTGCGCCCCAACGGCAAGGTCTTCGTTTACCGCAACGAGGATACCGGCTGGATTTGGCCTCCCTATTTCAAGTACGACAGCGCCAACCTGCAGGCCGAGGCGACGAACCTGCAATCGGGCCGCGACAACCCGCAATGGGTCAGCGTCACCGCCTATGGCTGGCGGATGGCGTTCCTGTCCACCTATCCCAACGCGGTCAGCATCGACACGCTGGCAGGCCCGGACGAACGCCCGCGCAACTGGGCGGCAAGCATCGTCTGCGTCGTCCTGCTGATGCTGCTGGCGCTGCTTTGGCGGATGTGGGCGCAGTTCCAGGAACGCGGTTTTGGCCGTCGGAAAAAGCCATGA
- a CDS encoding ATP-dependent helicase yields the protein MELLDDSDDMGDVPLSRRAMAARPAPYLDGLNPAQRAAVETLDGPVLMLAGAGTGKTRALTTRIAHLLMLGRARPGQILAVTFTNKAAREMRNRIARLLGETVEGMPWLGTFHSISVKILRRHAELIGNGDVHLKPSFTILDTDDQIRLMKQLIQAENLDEKRWPARQLAGLIDGWKNRCLTPANLPKGETASFDGWGGRLYKAYQDRLLTLNAVDFGDLLMHCVTLFQAHPDVLRGWQDRFRYILVDEYQDTNVAQYLWLRLLAQGHRNICCVGDDDQSIYGWRGAEVGNILRFEHDFPGAQVVRLEQNYRSTPQILAAASGLIAANQGRLGKTLWTDAETGEPVRLIGHWDSEAEARWIGEEIEAFHGGHRASIGRTSLNDIAILVRASHQMRAFEDRFMSIGLPYRVIGGPRFYERAEIRDAMAYFRLVVSPADDLAFERIANTPKRGLGEKGLQAIQHMARARGLSLLEGTVAALSAGDLSGKAAAHMRQFTESMGRWHADALDDRVSHVELAERILDESGYTAMWQADKTPDAPGRLDNLKELVKALEEFENLQGFLEHVALVMDRDDGDAAEQVSIMTLHAAKGLEFPIVFLPGWEDGLFPSQRAMDENGTKGLEEERRLAYVGITRAERLATISFAGNRRLYGQWQSSMPSRFVDELPPEHIEVLTPPGLYGGGYGAAMAFAAGGPVNVLHERAAKADVYNSPGWKRMQTRAGERKAPVHRAPIIIDAEPAAKFTVGDRVTHAKFGEGTIVGIAEDTLTVQFGAGFKNIKAAYVQPVGADDVPF from the coding sequence ATGGAGCTTTTGGACGATTCCGACGATATGGGCGATGTCCCGCTGTCCCGCCGCGCAATGGCCGCGCGCCCTGCCCCCTATCTGGACGGGTTGAACCCGGCGCAGCGGGCGGCGGTGGAAACGCTGGACGGCCCGGTGCTGATGCTGGCGGGCGCGGGCACGGGCAAGACCCGCGCGCTGACCACGCGGATTGCGCATCTGCTGATGCTGGGCCGTGCGCGGCCTGGGCAGATCCTGGCCGTGACCTTCACCAACAAGGCCGCGCGGGAAATGAGGAACCGCATCGCCCGCCTGCTAGGCGAGACGGTCGAAGGAATGCCCTGGCTTGGCACCTTTCATTCCATCAGCGTCAAGATCCTGCGCCGCCATGCCGAGTTGATCGGCAATGGCGACGTGCATCTGAAGCCCTCCTTCACCATCCTGGACACCGACGACCAGATCCGTCTGATGAAACAGCTGATCCAGGCCGAGAACCTGGACGAGAAACGCTGGCCCGCCCGCCAGCTTGCCGGGCTGATCGACGGCTGGAAGAACCGCTGCCTGACCCCGGCGAACCTGCCCAAGGGCGAGACTGCCAGTTTCGACGGCTGGGGCGGGCGGCTTTACAAGGCCTATCAGGATCGGCTGCTGACGCTGAACGCCGTCGATTTCGGCGATCTGCTGATGCATTGCGTGACGCTGTTCCAGGCGCATCCCGACGTGCTGCGCGGCTGGCAGGACCGGTTCCGCTATATCCTGGTGGATGAATACCAGGACACCAACGTGGCCCAATACCTCTGGCTGCGGCTGCTGGCGCAGGGGCACCGCAACATCTGCTGCGTGGGTGACGACGACCAGTCGATCTATGGCTGGCGGGGCGCCGAGGTCGGCAATATCCTGCGCTTCGAACACGACTTTCCGGGTGCCCAGGTGGTGCGGCTGGAACAGAACTATCGGTCCACCCCGCAGATCCTGGCTGCCGCATCGGGCCTGATCGCCGCCAACCAGGGCCGGCTGGGCAAGACCCTGTGGACCGATGCCGAGACCGGAGAGCCGGTGCGCCTGATCGGCCATTGGGACAGCGAGGCCGAGGCCCGCTGGATCGGCGAAGAAATCGAGGCCTTCCACGGCGGCCACCGCGCCAGCATCGGCCGCACCAGTCTGAACGACATCGCGATCCTGGTCCGCGCATCCCACCAGATGCGCGCCTTCGAGGATCGCTTCATGTCGATCGGCCTGCCCTATCGCGTGATCGGCGGCCCGCGTTTCTATGAACGCGCGGAAATCCGCGATGCCATGGCCTATTTCCGGCTGGTGGTCAGCCCCGCCGACGACCTGGCTTTCGAACGCATCGCCAATACCCCCAAGCGGGGCTTGGGCGAAAAAGGCTTGCAGGCCATTCAGCACATGGCGCGGGCGCGGGGCCTGTCCCTGCTGGAGGGCACCGTTGCTGCGCTGTCCGCGGGCGATCTGTCCGGCAAGGCCGCAGCCCATATGCGCCAGTTCACGGAAAGCATGGGCCGCTGGCACGCCGATGCCCTGGACGACCGCGTGAGCCATGTCGAACTGGCCGAGCGGATTCTGGACGAATCCGGCTATACCGCCATGTGGCAGGCCGACAAGACCCCCGATGCGCCGGGGCGGCTGGACAACCTCAAGGAACTAGTCAAGGCGCTCGAGGAATTCGAGAACCTTCAAGGCTTCCTGGAACACGTGGCCCTTGTCATGGACCGCGACGACGGGGACGCGGCCGAACAGGTCAGCATCATGACCCTGCACGCGGCCAAGGGCCTGGAATTCCCCATTGTCTTCTTGCCGGGCTGGGAAGACGGCCTGTTCCCCAGCCAGCGCGCGATGGACGAGAACGGCACCAAGGGGTTGGAGGAGGAACGCCGCCTGGCCTATGTCGGCATCACGCGTGCCGAACGGCTGGCGACGATCAGCTTTGCGGGCAACCGGCGGCTGTATGGGCAATGGCAAAGCAGCATGCCGTCGCGCTTTGTCGATGAACTGCCGCCCGAACATATCGAGGTGCTGACCCCGCCCGGCCTTTACGGCGGCGGATACGGCGCGGCCATGGCATTCGCGGCAGGCGGCCCGGTCAACGTGCTGCACGAACGCGCAGCCAAGGCCGATGTCTATAACTCGCCCGGCTGGAAGCGGATGCAGACACGGGCGGGCGAACGCAAGGCGCCGGTTCACCGCGCGCCCATCATCATCGACGCCGAACCGGCCGCGAAGTTCACCGTGGGCGACCGCGTGACCCATGCCAAGTTCGGCGAAGGCACGATCGTGGGCATTGCCGAAGATACGCTGACCGTCCAATTCGGCGCGGGCTTCAAGAACATCAAGGCGGCCTATGTGCAGCCCGTGGGCGCAGACGACGTTCCGTTCTGA